The Drosophila mauritiana strain mau12 chromosome 2R, ASM438214v1, whole genome shotgun sequence genome has a segment encoding these proteins:
- the LOC117136151 gene encoding nephrin isoform X1, whose translation MQFWITLTFAVLLATTICHVMAAVTAPTPAAQVASPPVQKFHLTPHDLQILEGTDTLLRCEVSNRAGKVQWTKDGFALGFSAVIPGFPRYSVLVDAKQNAYNLQIKNATLEDDAEYQCQVGPAAGNPAIRANAKLSIVAAPSSIVIEGYARNARVEVEERQNLTLHCIAENANPAAEIVWFQGEVPVTTAPIVTVNQTAPKRFTTSSTLHLQPRAEDDYKEFSCEARHKALPPDVPMRAQVQLSVLYPPGAPFFEGYSQGETLHRGQEVQIACRSRGGNPPAQLTWYRNGVAISSPQRTSGRLSENVYKFTAAAEDNGANLVCEAKNLLATTPLRAELNLTVLYAPKDVYLSGANQAKVGDSVQLSCVTAPSNPQARISWSINGRPLDNSTYKTTSSSDGGWVSSSNISLTIDSQSRTFIAVCHALNTELTQNVVGSHTVNVLYPPSPPLLTGYNDGDILISGSILKLQCSSAGGNPPPTLQWYKNDKIINAPSKLVDSKITSELSLLVNASDNNAIYKCKVQNAAIDIPLFATKTLGVHFPPETVKISVVPKNLVPGIRAKLICDSSSSNPPAKISWWKDGIPVEGLNLANRPGLWGGSVSTLEMYVNITQDLDGIVYTCQSHNEVLQRSVHETISLDILYPPKFETPQSTTFVGVEGAPFHVELLASGNPMVISYTWTKDGLPISSNSLSGQRLISDGPRLNISRLSRNDAGVYICEALNSQGTALLEIQVAVEYAPTITAVSEGRSFVAGEPAVLACHIQARPLEAAHVRWSRDGYDLATRTISSFENGTALLQIASVERSDIGNFTCIVDNQRGAPAAQNVLLVVQTAPEIDHSPGFTRYAARLGVRAQLICRSLASPQPSFIWRRHGKDLKMQRRNKFKSVERQVDALNFESALLIENTSPDDYGQYECVVRNALGQASTTLEFSKPSRPDAPLQLRVGNVSDTGVDLNWTPGFDGGMQTYFRLRLKQHGEDKYKYVDAKPGYQNISLDGLKPGATYYFSVMAANEAGGSKFMPDIKLTLSKGSQPHSAEYTEKDELPNVMIIGITSAAMVLLVLNAALVAWFVIRRQNKSQSEAEPSNDDVYSKDDSQSVYKLPITALQADVQKKAAASTYLVENVDIIQSTAYPPKYQESSMCTPPYPLCNPDFTRTLPNPKRHSQRNSATGMIEGMQMRSKDDHMLISNGLYIPSPSPASSLVIKGSYISSPSPAPPADGSYFNMSDKYMSYPPVTY comes from the exons ATGCAGTTTTGGATAACTCTGACATTTGCAGTGCTCTTGG CTACGACCATCTGCCACGTAATGGCCGCAGTTACTGCTCCAACTCCGGCTGCTCAGGTGGCATCCCCACCTGTGCAAAAGTTTCACCTGACGCCCCACGATCTGCAGATACTCGAGGGCACCGACACCCTCCTGCGCTGCGAGGTGTCCAATCGGGCGGGTAAAGTCCAGTGGACCAAGGATGGCTTTGCGCTGGGATTCTCGGCGGTAATTCCCGGATTCCCACGCTATTCTGTGCTGGTGGATGCCAAACAGAATGCCTACAATCTGCAGATCAAGAACGCCACGCTGGAGGACGATGCCGAATACCAGTGCCAGGTCGGTCCTGCTGCTGGAAATCCCGCCATTCGTGCCAATGCCAAGTTGAGCATAGTGGCTGCTCCGAGTAGCATCGTTATCGAGGGCTATGCCCGGAATGCCCGAGTGGAGGTGGAGGAGCGCCAGAATCTTACGCTGCACTGCATCGCCGAGAACGCCAATCCGGCGGCGGAGATTGTCTGGTTCCAGGGCGAAGTTCCAGTCACTACGG CCCCCATCGTAACGGTGAATCAAACTGCCCCGAAGCGATTCACAACTAGCTCCACTTTGCACCTGCAGCCGCGCGCCGAAGACGATTACAAGGAGTTCTCCTGCGAGGCGCGTCACAAGGCTCTGCCCCCCGATGTACCGATGCGCGCCCAGGTGCAGCTCTCCGTACTCT ATCCGCCCGGCGCTCCGTTCTTTGAGGGCTACAGCCAGGGTGAGACCCTGCATCGCGGCCAAGAAGTTCAAATCGCCTGTCGTAGCCGCGGCGGCAATCCCCCCGCCCAATTGACTTGGTACCGAAATGGCGTGGCCATCAGTTCACCACAACGCACCTCGGGCCGTCTGTCGGAGAACGTTTACAAGttcaccgccgccgccgaggaCAATGGGGCTAATTTGGTGTGCGAGGCCAAAAATCTGCTGGCGACAACTCCCCTGCGCGCCGAACTCAATTTGACTGTCTTAT ATGCTCCCAAGGATGTTTATCTGAGCGGCGCCAATCAGGCCAAGGTCGGCGATTCCGTGCAACTGAGCTGCGTGACAGCGCCTTCGAATCCTCAGGCCCGGATTAGCTGGTCCATAAATGGCAGACCGCTGGACAATAGCACCTATAAGACGACCAGTAGCTCCGACGGTGGCTGGGTCAGTAGTTCCAACATCAGCTTGACCATCGATTCGCAGAGCAGGACTTTCATCGCCGTTTGCCACGCCCTCAACACGGAACTCACTCAGAATGTGGTGGGATCACACACCGTGAATGTGCTTT ACCCCCCTTCGCCACCCCTGTTGACGGGCTATAATGATGGTGATATCCTTATCTCGGGATCGATTTTGAAACTTCAGTGCAGTTCTGCTGGCGGCAATCCTCCACCGACATTGCAGTGGTACAAAAACGATAAGATCATTAATGCTCCCTCCAAACTGGTGGACAGTAAAATCACCTCCGAGTTGTCACTTTTGGTAAACGCATCTGATAACAATGCCATCTATAAGTGCAAGGTTCAAAATGCAGCTATTGACATACCACTATTTGCCACCAAAACATTGGGAGTTCATT TTCCTCCCGAAACGGTTAAGATCAGTGTGGTGCCCAAGAATCTAGTGCCTGGCATTCGAGCCAAGCTGATCTGTGACTCCAGCTCTAGTAATCCGCCGGCGAAGATTAGCTGGTGGAAGGATGGCATTCCCGTCGAGGGTCTTAACTTGGCCAACAGGCCCGGCCTCTGGGGCGGTTCGGTGTCTACGCTTGAGATGTACGTTAACATAACCCAGGATCTGGATGGCATTGTCTACACTTGTCAGAGTCACAACGAGGTTCTGCAGCGCAGTGTTCACGAAACCATCAGCTTGGATATACTTT ATCCCCCCAAATTCGAGACGCCACAGAGCACCACCTTCGTGGGCGTTGAGGGAGCGCCGTTCCATGTGGAGCTGCTGGCCAGCGGAAACCCCATGGTAATTAGCTATACCTGGACCAAGGACGGCCTGCCCATTAGCAGCAATAGTCTGAGCGGGCAGCGTTTGATCTCCGACGGACCTCGTCTCAATATCAGTCGTCTCAGTCGCAATGATGCGGGTGTCTACATCTGCGAGGCGCTCAATAGCCAGGGCACCGCGCTGCTGGAGATCCAAGTGGCCGTGGAAT ATGCCCCCACAATTACGGCGGTTAGCGAGGGTCGCAGTTTTGTGGCCGGCGAACCGGCGGTCTTGGCCTGCCACATTCAGGCCCGCCCGCTAGAGGCCGCTCATGTGCGCTGGTCCCGCGACGGCTATGATTTGGCCACGCGCACCATATCGAGTTTTGAAAATGGCACCGCCCTGCTGCAGATCGCCAGTGTGGAGCGCAGTGATATTGGCAACTTCACCTGCATTGTGGACAACCAAAGAGGAGCTCCCGCGGCGCAAAACGTACTTCTGGTGGTGCAAA CTGCCCCTGAAATTGACCACTCACCCGGTTTCACCCGCTATGCCGCCCGTTTGGGAGTTCGTGCCCAGCTGATCTGCAGATCCCTGGCCTCGCCGCAGCCCAGTTTCATTTGGCGTCGTCATGGCAAGGATCTCAAGATGCAGCGGCGCAATAAATTCAAGAGTGTGGAACGCCAGGTGGATGCCCTGAACTTTGAGTCAGCTCTGCTGATCGAGAACACTTCGCCGGATGACTATGGTCAGTACGAGTGTGTGGTGCGAAATGCTCTGGGACAGGCGAGTACCACCCTGGAGTTTAGCAAGCCCTCCCGCCCGGATGCTCCTCTGCAGCTGAGGGTGGGCAATGTGAGTGATACGGGAGTGGATCTGAACTGGACTCCCGGCTTCGATGGTGGCATGCAGACCTATTTCCGACTGCGGCTCAAACAGCACGGCGAGGATAAGTACAAGTACGTGGACGCCAAGCCTGGATATCAGAACATATCCCTTGATGGCCTGAAACCAGGAGCAACCTACTACTTCTCCGTGATGGCCGCCAATGAAGCGGGTGGCAGTAAATTCATGCCCGATATCAAGTTGACCCTCAGCAAAGGCTCGCAGCCCCATTCGGCGGAGTACACCGAAAAAGACGAACTGCCCAATGTGATGATCATTGGAATCACCTCAGCAGCCATGGTTCTGTTGGTTCTGAATGCTGCCCTAGTGGCCTGGTTCGTGATCCGCCGGCAGAACAAATCCCAGAGCGAAGCGGAGCCGAGCAACGATGATGTGTACTCCAAGGATGACAGTCAGTCTGTCTACAAG CTGCCCATCACTGCTTTGCAGGCGGATGTTCAGAAGAAAGCAGCCGCCTCCACATATCTCGTGGAGAACGTGGACATTATCCAGTCAACGGCGTATCCGCCGAAGTACCAGGAGAGCTCCATGTGCACCCCGCCCTATCCGCTCTGCAATCCGGACTTCACCCGGACCCTGCCGAATCCGAAGCGGCACAGTCAGCGGAACAGTGCCACGGGCATGATCGAGGGCATGCAGATGCGCTCCAAGGACGATCACATGCTGATCTCCAACGGACTGTACATACCATCACCGTCGCCCGCCTCCTCCCTGGTGATCAAGGGTAGCTACATATCCTCACCATCGCCAGCGCCGCCAGCAGATGGATCGTACTTCAATATGAGCGACAAATATATGTCCTATCCGCCGGTG ACTTACTAA
- the LOC117136151 gene encoding nephrin isoform X2 encodes MQFWITLTFAVLLATTICHVMAAVTAPTPAAQVASPPVQKFHLTPHDLQILEGTDTLLRCEVSNRAGKVQWTKDGFALGFSAVIPGFPRYSVLVDAKQNAYNLQIKNATLEDDAEYQCQVGPAAGNPAIRANAKLSIVAAPSSIVIEGYARNARVEVEERQNLTLHCIAENANPAAEIVWFQGEVPVTTAPIVTVNQTAPKRFTTSSTLHLQPRAEDDYKEFSCEARHKALPPDVPMRAQVQLSVLYPPGAPFFEGYSQGETLHRGQEVQIACRSRGGNPPAQLTWYRNGVAISSPQRTSGRLSENVYKFTAAAEDNGANLVCEAKNLLATTPLRAELNLTVLYAPKDVYLSGANQAKVGDSVQLSCVTAPSNPQARISWSINGRPLDNSTYKTTSSSDGGWVSSSNISLTIDSQSRTFIAVCHALNTELTQNVVGSHTVNVLYPPSPPLLTGYNDGDILISGSILKLQCSSAGGNPPPTLQWYKNDKIINAPSKLVDSKITSELSLLVNASDNNAIYKCKVQNAAIDIPLFATKTLGVHFPPETVKISVVPKNLVPGIRAKLICDSSSSNPPAKISWWKDGIPVEGLNLANRPGLWGGSVSTLEMYVNITQDLDGIVYTCQSHNEVLQRSVHETISLDILYPPKFETPQSTTFVGVEGAPFHVELLASGNPMVISYTWTKDGLPISSNSLSGQRLISDGPRLNISRLSRNDAGVYICEALNSQGTALLEIQVAVEYAPTITAVSEGRSFVAGEPAVLACHIQARPLEAAHVRWSRDGYDLATRTISSFENGTALLQIASVERSDIGNFTCIVDNQRGAPAAQNVLLVVQTAPEIDHSPGFTRYAARLGVRAQLICRSLASPQPSFIWRRHGKDLKMQRRNKFKSVERQVDALNFESALLIENTSPDDYGQYECVVRNALGQASTTLEFSKPSRPDAPLQLRVGNVSDTGVDLNWTPGFDGGMQTYFRLRLKQHGEDKYKYVDAKPGYQNISLDGLKPGATYYFSVMAANEAGGSKFMPDIKLTLSKGSQPHSAEYTEKDELPNVMIIGITSAAMVLLVLNAALVAWFVIRRQNKSQSEAEPSNDDVYSKDDSQSVYKADVQKKAAASTYLVENVDIIQSTAYPPKYQESSMCTPPYPLCNPDFTRTLPNPKRHSQRNSATGMIEGMQMRSKDDHMLISNGLYIPSPSPASSLVIKGSYISSPSPAPPADGSYFNMSDKYMSYPPVTY; translated from the exons ATGCAGTTTTGGATAACTCTGACATTTGCAGTGCTCTTGG CTACGACCATCTGCCACGTAATGGCCGCAGTTACTGCTCCAACTCCGGCTGCTCAGGTGGCATCCCCACCTGTGCAAAAGTTTCACCTGACGCCCCACGATCTGCAGATACTCGAGGGCACCGACACCCTCCTGCGCTGCGAGGTGTCCAATCGGGCGGGTAAAGTCCAGTGGACCAAGGATGGCTTTGCGCTGGGATTCTCGGCGGTAATTCCCGGATTCCCACGCTATTCTGTGCTGGTGGATGCCAAACAGAATGCCTACAATCTGCAGATCAAGAACGCCACGCTGGAGGACGATGCCGAATACCAGTGCCAGGTCGGTCCTGCTGCTGGAAATCCCGCCATTCGTGCCAATGCCAAGTTGAGCATAGTGGCTGCTCCGAGTAGCATCGTTATCGAGGGCTATGCCCGGAATGCCCGAGTGGAGGTGGAGGAGCGCCAGAATCTTACGCTGCACTGCATCGCCGAGAACGCCAATCCGGCGGCGGAGATTGTCTGGTTCCAGGGCGAAGTTCCAGTCACTACGG CCCCCATCGTAACGGTGAATCAAACTGCCCCGAAGCGATTCACAACTAGCTCCACTTTGCACCTGCAGCCGCGCGCCGAAGACGATTACAAGGAGTTCTCCTGCGAGGCGCGTCACAAGGCTCTGCCCCCCGATGTACCGATGCGCGCCCAGGTGCAGCTCTCCGTACTCT ATCCGCCCGGCGCTCCGTTCTTTGAGGGCTACAGCCAGGGTGAGACCCTGCATCGCGGCCAAGAAGTTCAAATCGCCTGTCGTAGCCGCGGCGGCAATCCCCCCGCCCAATTGACTTGGTACCGAAATGGCGTGGCCATCAGTTCACCACAACGCACCTCGGGCCGTCTGTCGGAGAACGTTTACAAGttcaccgccgccgccgaggaCAATGGGGCTAATTTGGTGTGCGAGGCCAAAAATCTGCTGGCGACAACTCCCCTGCGCGCCGAACTCAATTTGACTGTCTTAT ATGCTCCCAAGGATGTTTATCTGAGCGGCGCCAATCAGGCCAAGGTCGGCGATTCCGTGCAACTGAGCTGCGTGACAGCGCCTTCGAATCCTCAGGCCCGGATTAGCTGGTCCATAAATGGCAGACCGCTGGACAATAGCACCTATAAGACGACCAGTAGCTCCGACGGTGGCTGGGTCAGTAGTTCCAACATCAGCTTGACCATCGATTCGCAGAGCAGGACTTTCATCGCCGTTTGCCACGCCCTCAACACGGAACTCACTCAGAATGTGGTGGGATCACACACCGTGAATGTGCTTT ACCCCCCTTCGCCACCCCTGTTGACGGGCTATAATGATGGTGATATCCTTATCTCGGGATCGATTTTGAAACTTCAGTGCAGTTCTGCTGGCGGCAATCCTCCACCGACATTGCAGTGGTACAAAAACGATAAGATCATTAATGCTCCCTCCAAACTGGTGGACAGTAAAATCACCTCCGAGTTGTCACTTTTGGTAAACGCATCTGATAACAATGCCATCTATAAGTGCAAGGTTCAAAATGCAGCTATTGACATACCACTATTTGCCACCAAAACATTGGGAGTTCATT TTCCTCCCGAAACGGTTAAGATCAGTGTGGTGCCCAAGAATCTAGTGCCTGGCATTCGAGCCAAGCTGATCTGTGACTCCAGCTCTAGTAATCCGCCGGCGAAGATTAGCTGGTGGAAGGATGGCATTCCCGTCGAGGGTCTTAACTTGGCCAACAGGCCCGGCCTCTGGGGCGGTTCGGTGTCTACGCTTGAGATGTACGTTAACATAACCCAGGATCTGGATGGCATTGTCTACACTTGTCAGAGTCACAACGAGGTTCTGCAGCGCAGTGTTCACGAAACCATCAGCTTGGATATACTTT ATCCCCCCAAATTCGAGACGCCACAGAGCACCACCTTCGTGGGCGTTGAGGGAGCGCCGTTCCATGTGGAGCTGCTGGCCAGCGGAAACCCCATGGTAATTAGCTATACCTGGACCAAGGACGGCCTGCCCATTAGCAGCAATAGTCTGAGCGGGCAGCGTTTGATCTCCGACGGACCTCGTCTCAATATCAGTCGTCTCAGTCGCAATGATGCGGGTGTCTACATCTGCGAGGCGCTCAATAGCCAGGGCACCGCGCTGCTGGAGATCCAAGTGGCCGTGGAAT ATGCCCCCACAATTACGGCGGTTAGCGAGGGTCGCAGTTTTGTGGCCGGCGAACCGGCGGTCTTGGCCTGCCACATTCAGGCCCGCCCGCTAGAGGCCGCTCATGTGCGCTGGTCCCGCGACGGCTATGATTTGGCCACGCGCACCATATCGAGTTTTGAAAATGGCACCGCCCTGCTGCAGATCGCCAGTGTGGAGCGCAGTGATATTGGCAACTTCACCTGCATTGTGGACAACCAAAGAGGAGCTCCCGCGGCGCAAAACGTACTTCTGGTGGTGCAAA CTGCCCCTGAAATTGACCACTCACCCGGTTTCACCCGCTATGCCGCCCGTTTGGGAGTTCGTGCCCAGCTGATCTGCAGATCCCTGGCCTCGCCGCAGCCCAGTTTCATTTGGCGTCGTCATGGCAAGGATCTCAAGATGCAGCGGCGCAATAAATTCAAGAGTGTGGAACGCCAGGTGGATGCCCTGAACTTTGAGTCAGCTCTGCTGATCGAGAACACTTCGCCGGATGACTATGGTCAGTACGAGTGTGTGGTGCGAAATGCTCTGGGACAGGCGAGTACCACCCTGGAGTTTAGCAAGCCCTCCCGCCCGGATGCTCCTCTGCAGCTGAGGGTGGGCAATGTGAGTGATACGGGAGTGGATCTGAACTGGACTCCCGGCTTCGATGGTGGCATGCAGACCTATTTCCGACTGCGGCTCAAACAGCACGGCGAGGATAAGTACAAGTACGTGGACGCCAAGCCTGGATATCAGAACATATCCCTTGATGGCCTGAAACCAGGAGCAACCTACTACTTCTCCGTGATGGCCGCCAATGAAGCGGGTGGCAGTAAATTCATGCCCGATATCAAGTTGACCCTCAGCAAAGGCTCGCAGCCCCATTCGGCGGAGTACACCGAAAAAGACGAACTGCCCAATGTGATGATCATTGGAATCACCTCAGCAGCCATGGTTCTGTTGGTTCTGAATGCTGCCCTAGTGGCCTGGTTCGTGATCCGCCGGCAGAACAAATCCCAGAGCGAAGCGGAGCCGAGCAACGATGATGTGTACTCCAAGGATGACAGTCAGTCTGTCTACAAG GCGGATGTTCAGAAGAAAGCAGCCGCCTCCACATATCTCGTGGAGAACGTGGACATTATCCAGTCAACGGCGTATCCGCCGAAGTACCAGGAGAGCTCCATGTGCACCCCGCCCTATCCGCTCTGCAATCCGGACTTCACCCGGACCCTGCCGAATCCGAAGCGGCACAGTCAGCGGAACAGTGCCACGGGCATGATCGAGGGCATGCAGATGCGCTCCAAGGACGATCACATGCTGATCTCCAACGGACTGTACATACCATCACCGTCGCCCGCCTCCTCCCTGGTGATCAAGGGTAGCTACATATCCTCACCATCGCCAGCGCCGCCAGCAGATGGATCGTACTTCAATATGAGCGACAAATATATGTCCTATCCGCCGGTG ACTTACTAA
- the LOC117136154 gene encoding uncharacterized protein LOC117136154, translating to MIKLFAVVILLTVSPPSSYSTLVDDVYSCIRFQLKALKFLVGSKDINFQCVGLCAYDIIRNVTPIDLPKGTEPEICHSMNEYGKCKYADGLRKCLPPKLDERFWKDLFTRI from the exons ATGATCAAGTTGTTTGCCGTGGTAATCTTGCTGACCGTGAGTCCGCCATCGTCTTACTCTACTCTA GTAGACGATGTGTATAGTTGTATACGGTTTCAGCTTAAGGCATTAAAATTCCTTGTGGGTTCAAAGGATATAAATTTCCAATGTGTTGGATTATGTGCATATGATATTATCAGAAATGTTACACCGATTGATCTACCTAAAGGCACGGAACCCGAAATATGTCATAGCATGAATGAATATGGCAAATGTAAGTACGCAGATGGATTACGAAAGTGTCTTCCACCGAAATTAGATGAAAGATTCTGGAAAGATCTTTTCACACGAATATAA
- the LOC117136153 gene encoding LOW QUALITY PROTEIN: uncharacterized protein LOC117136153 (The sequence of the model RefSeq protein was modified relative to this genomic sequence to represent the inferred CDS: deleted 2 bases in 1 codon), protein MKVFIGLVLLTAVASLSSALFESEARECAKKLGITPDYFENFPHSSRVKCFYHCQMEKLEIIANGVVTPFDLKVLNISPESYDKYGVKVKPCLKLSHRDKCELGYLVFQCLKREFNL, encoded by the exons ATGAAAGTATTCATTGGCCTGGTTCTGTTGACGGCTGTCGCTTCGCTGTCATCTGCTTTATTC GAATCTGAAGCAAGGGAATGTGCT AAAAAACTGGGAATTACCCCAGATTACTTCGAAAATTTTCCGCACAGCAGTCGAGTGAAGTGCTTCTACcactgccaaatggaaaaaCTTGAAATAATTGCCAATGGTGTGGTAACTCCATTCGATTTGAAAGTACTAAACATATCACCGGAGAGCTATGATAAGTATGGTGTAAAGGTAAAACCCTGCCTCAAACTATCGCATCGCGACAAATGTGAGCTTGGTTATTTGGTGTTCCAGTGCTTGAAACGGGAATTCAACTTGTAA
- the LOC117138212 gene encoding uncharacterized protein LOC117138212 isoform X2, with product MPYTWLVLLSICFIGHMTDSQLVYKFNKVECQVNQARVKNVSCNVKPINWNTALVNMDCYLISPIINPTGRLFRNVRVQVFMKDYSNQYKPFLIDASFKLCEVVEMKNFLPYGVMVWELFHRFTNAKSCHISLSAKNGYLNTSYVPQFPHGQYQISVMFSDSNSTNREFVGIVKFFVQAMDQIKSKKRP from the exons ATGCCATACACGTGGCTGGTGCTTCTGAGTATCTGCTTCATTGGGCACATG ACGGACTCCCAGTTGGTATACAAATTTAACAAGGTCGAGTGCCAAGTCAATCAGGCGCGTGTAAAAAATGTTTCCTGCAATGTGAAGCCGATCAATTGGAATACGGCGTTGGTTAACATGGATTGTTATCTAATTTCCCCAATAATAAACCCGACAGGAAGACTATTCCGAAAC GTTCGAGTGCAAGTGTTTATGAAGGACTACAGTAACCAGTACAAGCCATTCTTGATTGACGCGTCTTTTAAGTTATGCGAGGTGGTCGAAATGAAGAATTTTCTGCCCTATGGCGTCATGGTTTGGGAACTTTTCCACCGTTTCACAAATGCTAAAAGCTGCCATATATCG TTAAGTGCAAAGAACGGGTATCTGAACACCAGTTACGTCCCACAATTTCCCCACGGACAATACCAAATCAGCGTAATGTTCAGTGATTCCAATTCTACCAATAGGGAATTTGTGGGCATCGTAAAGTTCTTCGTTCAAGCGATGGAccaaataaaaagtaaaaagcGCCCTTAA
- the LOC117138212 gene encoding uncharacterized protein LOC117138212 isoform X1 codes for MPYTWLVLLSICFIGHMTDSQLVYKFNKVECQVNQARVKNVSCNVKPINWNTALVNMDCYLISPIINPTGRLFRNVRVQVFMKDYSNQYKPFLIDASFKLCEVVEMKNFLPYGVMVWELFHRFTNAKSCHISGQLSAKNGYLNTSYVPQFPHGQYQISVMFSDSNSTNREFVGIVKFFVQAMDQIKSKKRP; via the exons ATGCCATACACGTGGCTGGTGCTTCTGAGTATCTGCTTCATTGGGCACATG ACGGACTCCCAGTTGGTATACAAATTTAACAAGGTCGAGTGCCAAGTCAATCAGGCGCGTGTAAAAAATGTTTCCTGCAATGTGAAGCCGATCAATTGGAATACGGCGTTGGTTAACATGGATTGTTATCTAATTTCCCCAATAATAAACCCGACAGGAAGACTATTCCGAAAC GTTCGAGTGCAAGTGTTTATGAAGGACTACAGTAACCAGTACAAGCCATTCTTGATTGACGCGTCTTTTAAGTTATGCGAGGTGGTCGAAATGAAGAATTTTCTGCCCTATGGCGTCATGGTTTGGGAACTTTTCCACCGTTTCACAAATGCTAAAAGCTGCCATATATCG GGTCAGTTAAGTGCAAAGAACGGGTATCTGAACACCAGTTACGTCCCACAATTTCCCCACGGACAATACCAAATCAGCGTAATGTTCAGTGATTCCAATTCTACCAATAGGGAATTTGTGGGCATCGTAAAGTTCTTCGTTCAAGCGATGGAccaaataaaaagtaaaaagcGCCCTTAA